A region of the Diceros bicornis minor isolate mBicDic1 chromosome 30, mDicBic1.mat.cur, whole genome shotgun sequence genome:
TGTCCCATGTCacattgctgtcatttatttcacttgtgCACAAGCTTCTCATTACCAAATACATTCTGGCTAATACTATTTTAAACAAAGTGTCATCTATATTAGTTATAAATATATCAAAGttatttttctaatcttttacctttttcttttttatttaaatgtttatttattcatttatttattttttgctgaggaatactggccctgggctaacatccatgcccatcttcctccactttatatgggacgccgccacagcatggcctgataagcggtgcatcggtgtgctcccgggatccgaacccgggccaccagaggcagagcaggcgcacttaactgctacgccatggggccggccctctacctTTCTCATTTACATACTTTCTCATAAATTTTTGAACATTTCTTTCAAAGTAGGTGTACTCATGACAAATTTCCTTACTTTTTGTCTCAGACAGTccttattttgcctttatttttgaaggagaATTTTGCTTGACAGAGCATTCTAGGCTAGTGGATTTTTGTTTTCCTAACTTCGAATATttcactctgttcttttcttgcttgcatggtttttaAAAGGAGTCCAATTTAATTcaaatctttgtttctttatagcTAAGCTGTGTTTCTTCTCTGGCATTTCTCAATATattctctgtctttgatttttctctagtTTGAATAGGATATCCTTGGGTGTGTGCTTTTGTAGTTTGTCATGTTTaggcttctctgagcttcctggatgatCAGTTTACCAGCTATCATTAATTGTAGGATATTTGGGTGACTGTTACTTCACttgtttcttctgtttccctctgtctttcttttccttcaggtaTTCCTGTTATGTACTTTTAACCTTCTGTTATAGAGTGTTGTCTTAGACTTCATGGATATTGTGttctgtcttttttgttctttttatgtttGCATTAGCCTCTGGTGAAATAGGTTATTTGTTTACTACAAGTCTTGTTAAGAACAAAATATCTGGGGCATATTTCAAAAAGCTATCTTGTTTTCACTTTCCCATTTTGGGAGACCCCGCTTTGCCCTATGACCTCAAGCCTCTCGTGATCTGAGAAGAATTGTTcaagttcattcattttcttcttatgaGATCAAGAATGACAGTTTCTAAGTTTCTTCAGTGTGGGATCAGAAGTTGGCAGGGCATCATCTAGAGTGCCTGGGTGGGAAACACTTGCTGTTTAGTTGGAAAATGGAAGTTTTATGTTGTTTTGGAGGAAAGCACTTTTAAATCCTTCATTTGTTTTATAATCATGAGCAAATTTACCATCAAACCTGCGTGGACTTAGTGAACTCTGTAGTTCTTAACCTGCTTTCTAGGGCAGCAAAGCTCCGGGTACACGGTTAGCATTTGACTGGAAAGAGCTTTTCGGGCATATTGTTATCTCACTGTGCATTCTAAAAGTTTCTGGGAAGTATCCTTGAGGCACATGAGTATAGGTATTTTATGGGTCTAAGTTGTCATGCCTTCTTCCTTGTGTCTGAATTGTAAGTTCCAGGTAACTTTCTAGCCTCATCAGAtcatacagagagagaaaagaagaactgAATCGATGATGAATGTACCACAAGAACATTTATATTCAGGCAGCTATCTCTGATTACTCGTAGTGGCCTGGATTACTTTAGGACAATGTGGCCAGCTAGGCTTTGTTAAAAGTTTAATTTCTACAGGCCTCCGGGACCGTCTCTTTGGTGATAGGACTAGACAACAATGCTTCCAGTTCTTCACTGTGTTTTTATTCATGGAAACCTCATGCAGATTTGACTCTCTGACTCATGGAGTCCTGTAACTGGTGGgtaataaggaagaaaatgaaagaatttttctCACAAGGAATCATGTTTCATAGaatgatatttgttttatttatatagcatttttgTCATTTCCCGACATGCTCTGGACCCTGCCATTACAGAGAAATACAATGTGATGTgatcacagtaaaaatgtgtaAATAATTTCTGTGTTGATAATGCAGATAAATTGAGAAGGAAGTGTCTACAGAAAAGCAGTGAAGTTTTGATGATGATAACATAAAATATGTGTTTAGAAATGACAGAATCACACGTAACATTTCTACAAATGGAGTACAGATCCCCAGTGTCATCAGTCTTATGCATCCTACTCTAcacatatttgtgatgttttagcaCTCAGTAGCCATTGAGGATGTGGCTGTGAACTTCACCCCAGAAGAGTGGGCTTTACTGGATCCTTCACAGAGGAAACTCTACAGAGATGTGATGTGGGAAACCTTCAGGAACCTGGCCTCTATAGGTGAGACTGAGGACATTCCCACCCTTCATCAAGTAGAGAACAAGTGTTTCTTGCCCATCAGCATTGTTCCAGGATGTAGAATGTAGAAATAGGAGATGTTGATAAATAAACTAGAAATGATCATAGATCATGACTGTCTTAGAATccataatttttctataatttctaataCGTTGAAATCAACATTCTGGGTCTGCATTTCAGGAAAATCATGGGAAGATAATGATGTTGAAGTTAAATACGCAAGCCAGGgaagaaaattaaggtgagtCACACTCAGAATAGAAAGCAGTGTGCCCCATTAGAATAATGATatgttaagaaattttaaaaagaagcgaACAAAACAACCCTTGCTTCAAATTCAGGTATTCTTAGAAAATTTTCACCAAATAGACTTTTTGAAATGTGATGTTGATGTTCAGTTTTTGCAAAAAGGTTCACTTAGAAAGTATGAATAAACCCTATATGTGAATATCACTGTTTGGAAAAGAGCAAGCATGAAGTCTTCTTGCAGAGCATTCAGTACATTCAATTTCCAGGAATTCAGACAAGACAGAAAAGCTAAACTTTTCCTATACATCATaataaattataacaaatgtaaaaCATTAATAAAGAAATCATTTATAACGTTCTTcccattttttacagaaatcgTATGCTACAGAGACTCTTTAAAAGTGAAGATAGTCGTCTATGTCAAGAAAACATCAGCCTAAATCCAAATGGCAGTCTgaacaagaaaactacaggtgcTAAACCATGTGTATGCAGTGCATGTGGAACGGTCTTCATGCATCTTTCATCCCTTAAAAGGCACATTAGATGTCACACTGAATACAAACTATATGACTACCAAAAAGATGGAGAGAAGcattataaatgtaaggaatgtggaaaagccttcccTTTTCACAAGTCTCTTGaaatacatgaaagaattcatactggataCAAACTCTATGAATGTAAAAATTgtagtaaagcattcacttcttccagtTCCCTTCAGagacatgaaagaaatcacactggagagaaaccctatgaatgtaaagaatgcgGGAAAGCCTTCAATTGTAGCAGTTCTCTTCGAAAACATGAaataactcacactggagagaaacctcatgaatgtaaaaaatgcagtaaagcattcacttcttccagttctcttcgaagacatgaaagaattcacactggagagaaaccctatgaatgtaaaaactgcagtaaagcattcacttcttccagtTATCTTCGagaacatgaaagaattcatactggagagaaacgctataaatgtaaaaaatgcagtaaagcattcatgTTTTCCAGTTCTCTTAAAGTACATGAaataactcacactggagagaaaccctatgaatgtaaaaaatgcagtaaagcattcatttattccagttctcttaaaatacatgaaataactcacactggagagaaaccctatgaatgtaaaaaatgcagtaaagcattcagttcttccagttttcttcaacaacatgaaagaattcatactggagagaaaccctatgaatgtaaaaaatgcagtaaagcattcactttttCCACTTGTCTTCAAAGACATgcaagaactcatactggagagaaaccatatgaatgtaaagaatgtgggaaatccttcagTTGTAGTAGTTCTCTTCGAAAACATGAAATAagtcacacaggagagaaacatgaatgtaaaaaatgcagtaaagcattcactttttCCACTTGTcttcaaag
Encoded here:
- the LOC131394525 gene encoding zinc finger protein 709-like, producing MWETFRNLASIGKSWEDNDVEVKYASQGRKLRNRMLQRLFKSEDSRLCQENISLNPNGSLNKKTTGAKPCVCSACGTVFMHLSSLKRHIRCHTEYKLYDYQKDGEKHYKCKECGKAFPFHKSLEIHERIHTGYKLYECKNCSKAFTSSSSLQRHERNHTGEKPYECKECGKAFNCSSSLRKHEITHTGEKPHECKKCSKAFTSSSSLRRHERIHTGEKPYECKNCSKAFTSSSYLREHERIHTGEKRYKCKKCSKAFMFSSSLKVHEITHTGEKPYECKKCSKAFIYSSSLKIHEITHTGEKPYECKKCSKAFSSSSFLQQHERIHTGEKPYECKKCSKAFTFSTCLQRHARTHTGEKPYECKECGKSFSCSSSLRKHEISHTGEKHECKKCSKAFTFSTCLQRHERTHTGEKPYECKECRKAFSCSSSLRKHEITHTGEKHECKKCSKTFTSSSSLRVHGRIHTGEKPYECKNCSKAFSSSSYLREHERIHTGEKRYKCKKCSKAFMFSGSLKVHEITHTGEKPYECKKCSKAFIYSSSLKIHEITHTGEKPYECKKCSKAFSSSSFLQQHERIHTGEKPYECKKCSKAFTFSTSLQRHARTHTGEKPYECKKCSKAFTSSTSLRRHERTHTGEKPYECKECGKAFTNPSSLRSHMIFHTGDGPYKCEECGKAFIFPRFLRIHERTHARDKAYERKKTQ